TTTCGCCGAAATTTTCTAATATTAAGGACCTCGGGGTGCGGCAGGGTCCCTTTCATGTTTTATTGGGGGCCACCATGCCGTCAGTTCTTGTAGAGACTGCGTTTATCAGTAACCGTCGCGAAGAGAAACGGTTGATTTCCAGGGCATATCAAGAACGCGTAGCAGAGGCGATCGTGCAGGGGGTCAAGGATTATTCTCAGACGATCAAACAGGTTGCGGGTAAATGAAAACAACATTACGACCTGATACTCAAGCGTTCAATCCTTTGGATCTGGTGCAAAAGGCGGTCAGTTATGAGATTGCTCGACCGCTTCTGCTTGAAGCCAGTCGTGCCTATCTCGATCAGCAGTTGGGATCTATCCGAAATTTCCATCGAACCGGTGCCAGCGGCAGTAAAGTCACTCTGGCCCTGACCCAGTTGTTTGATGATATCACCCAGCAGTTATTTGCCGCCGCCGCCTGGAAGTTGGACGCTGCATCAGTGGAAAATTGTGCCCTTTTCGCACTCGGTGGGTACGGTCGTTGTGAGATGAACCCGCGTTCGGATCTTGATCTGATGTTTTATTATATTGACGGTGGGCGCGATGCTGCCGAAAAAATATCTGATCGCATGCTTTATCTTCTCTGGGATTTGGGGCTTGATGTCGGTTATTCTGTGCGTTCGGCGCCAGATTGTCTTGAACAGGCCCGTCAGGATATTACAGTGCGCACTGCCATGTTGGACACGCGATTTCTGGCCGGCAGTCAGACGGCATGGGATGGTTTTAAGCGCAGCGTATTTCCTCATGTCCTGGGGGATACGACTTCAAAATTCATCAAAGCCAAGCTCGAAGAGAATCAGGAGCGTCGCCGGAAGTATGGTTCCTCGGTGTATCTGCTGGAGCCGAATATCAAAGAGGGTGAGGGGGGACTGCGCGATCTGCATGCCGCACTCTGGACGGCGCGCATCAAATTTAAGGCTTCCTCTCTGCGCGATCTGGTGATCAAGGGGGTGCTGAACGAAGAAGAGGCCGCTGCGATTGAGGGAGCCTATGATTATTTATGGAAGATTCGCAACGAACTCCATTTTCTGGCGACACGCAAGAGTGATCAGGTACTGTTCGAGCATCAGAGTAAAATCGCGGCATTCCTCGGTTATAAGGATGATAAACGCGCCCCTGCAGTTGAGCAGTTCATGCAGGAATACTACACTCACGCTGCTCACGTTGAGCATCTTTCCAGCGGCCTGATCATCAAGGCGACCCAGCGTGACGAATCCAGAGCTGGCGTGCTCGGGTTTTTCGTTCGTCGTAATCTTGAGGACGGTTTCACCATTTTGCGCGGTGAGATTCGTCTCGAATCTGAAGAGCGTCTGCGTGAAAAGCCGGCACTCATCATGAAAGCATTTGAACTGGCACAGTATCAGGGGGCTGAGTTGAGCGTGCCACTCAAACTGCAAATCCGCGATAATCTGAACCTGATTAATGATCGTGTCCGCCGGTCCAAGGAGATAAATGAGTCCTTTCTGCGCATCTTGCGTCACCCCAAAGGAGTCGGAAGAACCTTGCGTCAGATGCATCATCTGCACGTCCTGAATCACTTTATCCCAGAATTCAAACGGATATTCTGCAAGGTTCAGTTCGATCTGTATCATATCTACACGGTCGATATTCACAGCCTGTTTGCGGTTGAAGAGACCTGTCGGTTGTGGGATGGCGGCTACGACAAGGAATATCCGCTGCTTGCTCATCTGGCTAAAGATGTCGAAAAGCGCGAGTTGCTGTTGTTGGCCGTCCTGTTCCATGATATCGGCAAAGGGGAGGGGAAGGACCATTCAACCAAGGGTGCCTCAATGGTGCCGACCATCGCACGGCGTATGGGACTTAATCGCGAAGACAGTGCTCGCCTGGAGTTTCTGGTGCAGAATCATTTGAGCATGGTGCATGTCTCCCAGCGCCGGGACCTTAATGACCGGCGGACTATTTCAGATTTCGCGGGGTTGATGGGGATGAGCGAAAATCTGAAAATGCTCTACCTGTTAACCTTTGCCGATGTACGTTCGGTAGGACCAGATGTCTGGAGTGGATGGAAGGGGCAGTTGCTGCAGGAACTCTATGAGAAGACCTTTGACCTGCTCGAAAAAGGTGATTTCTTTCAGGAGAAACATTCAGAAAAAGTGCGCAATCGTAAACGCAAGGTACGTGCTGCGTTGCTGGAAGATTTTCCGGAATCACGGGTCAATCGCTGTCTGGCCAATCTGAGTACCCGCTACCTGTTGAGTTACCATTCCAAGGAGATTGTCGGCCATCTGCAGTTATCGCTGGGTCGTGGTAAAGAGACCCTGGCTCTGCAGGTTGAGCAGCATCAGGCGCATAACTACACCCAGGTGACGCTGGCGACCCTCGACCACCCGGGTTTGTTTTCGCAAATTGCCGGGGTGATGGCAGCGCATGCGATAAATATTCTAGGAGCGCAGATCCATACCCGTAAAAACGGTCTGGTGCTCGATGTGTTGAAGGTGAACAGTTCAACCGGAACGGCGGTTGAGAATGGTTCCAAATGGAAGCGGCTAGAAAAGGATCTGGCTGGGGTGATTGAGGGGCGTCTGTTTGTGGATAATCTACTCAAACGTCAGAAGGCACCCAGCTTTATGGCGAAGCGCGATAAACCACAGCGACCTAATCATATCGACATTTTGAATGATGTTTCAGATAAATATACCGTTATTGATATCTATACTCACGACCGGATCGGTCTGCTCTACGATATTACGCGAACCCTGACCGAACTTGGACTCTATATCGCGGTGTCGAAGATTTCGACCAAAGTCGATCAGGTTGCTGACGTTTTCTATGTTCGGGACATCTTTGGACAGAAGATCGTTCAACCTGAGAAGTTGAGGAAAATTGAAAACGATCTTCTCGCCTGCCTGGATTAATTGCCTGTCCGGATAGATGGTTATGGACTCATACCTCGATTCGTTTTTAAATTATCTAGTGGTTGAAAAAGGGTTGTCCGTCAATACTCTTGAGGCTTATGGTCGTGACCTTCGCCGATACCTTGATTATCTGATGAGTCAGGATATCAACGGAATAGATCAGATTACCCAGGCGCAGGTCATCGGTTTTCTCGCGGCCCTTAAGGATGAGGGTCTGGCGCCGAGAAGTCGCGCCCGTGTACTCAGCTCCATCCGCAGCTTTCATCGGTTTTTGCTCGGCGAAAAACATGCGAAGAATAATCCGACCCTCTTGCTTGAATCGCCACGAACCCTGCGGGCTCTGCCGCGACTCTTGTCGCAGCAGGAGGTTGAATCCTTGCTGGCGACGCCGAACGGGACCGACCCGCTGACTCTGCGTGACCGTGCGATGCTTGAAGTTCTTTATGCTACGGGACTCCGGGTTTCTGAACTTGTCGGGCTGAAGCGGGCCGATATAAATCGGGATATCGGCTGCCTGTCGGCGTTTGGCAAGGGGAGTAAACAGCGACTCGTACCTTTGGGTGAGGTTGCATTAACCGCTCTTGAAGAGTATCTTGCCCAGGGCCGTGCGCTGTTGAAGCCTGCATCTGCCTGCCAGTATCTGTTTCTTAATCGTCGAGGCGGTGGTCTCAGCCGGCAGGGGTTCTGGAAGATACTCAGGCGTATTGCACTGCAATCCGGGATCAATTGCACCATCTATCCGCACATGTTGCGTCACTCCTTTGCCACGCATCTGCTCGAAAATGGTGCGGATTTACGCGCTGTGCAGACCATGCTGGGGCATGCGGATATCAGCACGACCCAGATTTATACCCATGTTATTCGTGAACGACTGAAACAGGTTCATCAGCAATTTCATCCTCGCGGCTGAGCACTGGTCGCACTGAACACTTATTACAGGCAGGAGCGTATGAAGTATCTGGTACTTTTAGGTGATGGTATGGCCGACGAGCCGATTGAGGTCTTGGGCGGTTTAACCCCTCTGCAAAAGGCTCATACGCCGCATATGGATATTCTGGCCAATTCCGGAATCCTCGGTATGGCCGCGACGGTGCCCAAAGGGTTTCACCCCGGGAGTGATGTCGCCAATCTGGCCGTTTTCGGCTATGACCCGGCGCTCTCTTATTCGGGCCGTGCGCCGCTTGAAGCCGCCAGTATTGGGGTCGACCTCGGGCCGGATGATATTGCCTTTCGTTTGAACCTGGTCTGGCTCGAAGCACATTACGGCAAACTCTACATGGGCGACTTCTCGGCTGGGCATATCTGCACCAGCGATGCCGCTGAGTTGATCAACTCTCTGCAATCCGAATTGGGGGATGACCAGTTCAGTTTTCATCCCGGCATCTCTTATCGTCACCTTCTGGTCTGGCATGGCGGCAGGGAGAAGCTGACATGTACACCTCCTCACGATATCAGTAGTCAGAGTATCGAATCCCATCTGCCGCAGGGGGAAGGGAGCGCTGAGCTGATTGCGCTGACGACTTCGGCACAGATGCTCCTGGCCAACCATCCGGTCAATAATGCGCGGCTTGAACGCGGCGATCTCCCCGCAAATTCCATCTGGCTGTGGGGACAGGGCCGACGCCCGCAAATGAAGACTTTCCAAGAGCTTTACGGATTGGACGGAGGGGTCATCTCTGCGGTTGACCTGATTCGAGGACTGGGAGTTTGTGCTGGTCTCAAAATTGTCGAGGTTCCCGGTGCGACAGGCTATATCGATACCAATTATTTAGGGAAGGGTGAAGCGGCTCTCGAGCTTTTAAAGGAATCTGATTTTGTCTATCTGCATGTTGAAGCGCCAGATGAAGCGGCACATGGTGGTTTACTGGATGAAAAAATCCAGGCTATCGAAGATTTTGACCGTTTTGTGGTGGGGACTATTTATGCTCATCTGGACCAGATAGGGGACTGTCGTATCCTGGTGATGCCGGATCATCCAACCCCGGTCGAACTGCGAACCCATACAGCGAAGGCCGTGCCCTATCTGCTGTTTGATAGCCGCACACCTCACATTCAAAGGGATAGTGGTTATTCTGAAGTGAGCGCCGAATCTACGGGCGTGCGCTGCGCCGGGCATCTTCTCTTGCCACAACTTCTCGAACTTTGATTGTTTTATCCTATCGAAAACCAAGTCTGATATGTCCGAATCGGTGAGGCTGAAGTTGGTAGAAGTGCGGTTTATAAAACTTGATCGGCCGGAGAAGGCCCTGCATCTGTGTCGTCTGGCCGATGAGCATTTTCTCGCGGGAACCCGCAGCCTGGTTGTGATTGACGATGAAAATCGTGCCGTGACACTGGACCGTTTTATGTGGGTCTGGGACAAGTGCTCGTTTTTACCCCATGCCCTTGATAATGGCACCGTTGAGTGTTTGGATGAACCGGTGGTGATAAGCACTGAGGAGCACAACAGCAACCAGGCACAGGTGCTCATTATGGGCACCACCTGCATGGATGATGGCTTTATGGCGCAATTTGATTTGATTTATGATTTTGCTGAAACCTATGATGAACGACTGGCGGAGGAGGCCAGAACGCGCTTTCGCAGATATCGTTCTCTTGGCTATAACCCCACCATGGTATGATCATTACTCTCTCTTCCTTTTTATCTGAAAGTCTAAGACGCGAATTATGGCATCTCCGTTTCAGTTGAAAAACATTTGTGTGGTTCTGGTAGAACCTCAGGGCCCTCTAAATATAGGTTCTGTTTGCCGGGCAATGATGAATTTTGGTTTGTGCGATCTGCGTCTGGTCAATCCGCAAACCGACCATCTGGTTCACAGCGCACGTCAAATGGCCGTCAAGGCGACAGTTCTTTTAGAACAGGCCTCTGTCTTCAACTCTCTGAGGGATGCGCTGGATGATTGTGTCACCGCTTTTGGTACGACGCGACGGTTTGGCAAGTATCGCGAAGGTATGCTCTATCCCGATGTGGCGGCAGAACAAGCCTTGCCCCTGAGTATTAACGGGCGCGTCGGATTTGTTTTCGGTCGTGAAGATAAGGGATTACATACCGCTGAACTTGATCTTTGTCAGCGTTTTATCACCATCCCGACCGATGCCGATTTGCCTTCAATGAATCTGGCTCAGGCTGTAGCCCTCTGCCTCTATGAACTGCGTCGTGCCCAGGAGAGGCTTCTGGGCGCATCTAGTGCACAGAAAAAACTGGCCGGGGTGAAATCAATGGAAGAAATGTATACGCACATGGAGAATACACTGGCCAGTTGCGGTTATTTGAATCCCCAGAACCCCGACCATATTTTACGCGCCTTCCGGCGGATTTTTAGCCGTGCGGATTTGAATGCGCGCGAAGTCAGGATTTTACGTGGTCTCTGGAGCCAGATTGATTCTTTACAAAGCCAGTTGCAAGGCCCGACCAATGACTGAGGTCCTCCTCCGCAAAGTAGAGATAAATAAGAGTCTGACCCTTGAATTTTATGATCTGAGCAATCGATACTTTGGTGATTATTACCGGGTCTTGATCGAGATTGAGGCTCTGCCGGCCTCACCCTGTGGAGTGCTTCGCTTGCGTTATCAACGCCCGCTTAAAAAAATGGGTGTTGCCGGAGCTGAAGTTGAGTTGCAAAAGGAGAGATTGATCGATCAGTTTCTCCAGACTAC
Above is a genomic segment from Geopsychrobacter electrodiphilus DSM 16401 containing:
- the xerD gene encoding site-specific tyrosine recombinase XerD, whose translation is MDSYLDSFLNYLVVEKGLSVNTLEAYGRDLRRYLDYLMSQDINGIDQITQAQVIGFLAALKDEGLAPRSRARVLSSIRSFHRFLLGEKHAKNNPTLLLESPRTLRALPRLLSQQEVESLLATPNGTDPLTLRDRAMLEVLYATGLRVSELVGLKRADINRDIGCLSAFGKGSKQRLVPLGEVALTALEEYLAQGRALLKPASACQYLFLNRRGGGLSRQGFWKILRRIALQSGINCTIYPHMLRHSFATHLLENGADLRAVQTMLGHADISTTQIYTHVIRERLKQVHQQFHPRG
- the glnD gene encoding [protein-PII] uridylyltransferase, with amino-acid sequence MKTTLRPDTQAFNPLDLVQKAVSYEIARPLLLEASRAYLDQQLGSIRNFHRTGASGSKVTLALTQLFDDITQQLFAAAAWKLDAASVENCALFALGGYGRCEMNPRSDLDLMFYYIDGGRDAAEKISDRMLYLLWDLGLDVGYSVRSAPDCLEQARQDITVRTAMLDTRFLAGSQTAWDGFKRSVFPHVLGDTTSKFIKAKLEENQERRRKYGSSVYLLEPNIKEGEGGLRDLHAALWTARIKFKASSLRDLVIKGVLNEEEAAAIEGAYDYLWKIRNELHFLATRKSDQVLFEHQSKIAAFLGYKDDKRAPAVEQFMQEYYTHAAHVEHLSSGLIIKATQRDESRAGVLGFFVRRNLEDGFTILRGEIRLESEERLREKPALIMKAFELAQYQGAELSVPLKLQIRDNLNLINDRVRRSKEINESFLRILRHPKGVGRTLRQMHHLHVLNHFIPEFKRIFCKVQFDLYHIYTVDIHSLFAVEETCRLWDGGYDKEYPLLAHLAKDVEKRELLLLAVLFHDIGKGEGKDHSTKGASMVPTIARRMGLNREDSARLEFLVQNHLSMVHVSQRRDLNDRRTISDFAGLMGMSENLKMLYLLTFADVRSVGPDVWSGWKGQLLQELYEKTFDLLEKGDFFQEKHSEKVRNRKRKVRAALLEDFPESRVNRCLANLSTRYLLSYHSKEIVGHLQLSLGRGKETLALQVEQHQAHNYTQVTLATLDHPGLFSQIAGVMAAHAINILGAQIHTRKNGLVLDVLKVNSSTGTAVENGSKWKRLEKDLAGVIEGRLFVDNLLKRQKAPSFMAKRDKPQRPNHIDILNDVSDKYTVIDIYTHDRIGLLYDITRTLTELGLYIAVSKISTKVDQVADVFYVRDIFGQKIVQPEKLRKIENDLLACLD
- a CDS encoding DNA polymerase III subunit chi → MRFIKLDRPEKALHLCRLADEHFLAGTRSLVVIDDENRAVTLDRFMWVWDKCSFLPHALDNGTVECLDEPVVISTEEHNSNQAQVLIMGTTCMDDGFMAQFDLIYDFAETYDERLAEEARTRFRRYRSLGYNPTMV
- a CDS encoding cofactor-independent phosphoglycerate mutase, with product MKYLVLLGDGMADEPIEVLGGLTPLQKAHTPHMDILANSGILGMAATVPKGFHPGSDVANLAVFGYDPALSYSGRAPLEAASIGVDLGPDDIAFRLNLVWLEAHYGKLYMGDFSAGHICTSDAAELINSLQSELGDDQFSFHPGISYRHLLVWHGGREKLTCTPPHDISSQSIESHLPQGEGSAELIALTTSAQMLLANHPVNNARLERGDLPANSIWLWGQGRRPQMKTFQELYGLDGGVISAVDLIRGLGVCAGLKIVEVPGATGYIDTNYLGKGEAALELLKESDFVYLHVEAPDEAAHGGLLDEKIQAIEDFDRFVVGTIYAHLDQIGDCRILVMPDHPTPVELRTHTAKAVPYLLFDSRTPHIQRDSGYSEVSAESTGVRCAGHLLLPQLLEL
- a CDS encoding RNA methyltransferase, producing MASPFQLKNICVVLVEPQGPLNIGSVCRAMMNFGLCDLRLVNPQTDHLVHSARQMAVKATVLLEQASVFNSLRDALDDCVTAFGTTRRFGKYREGMLYPDVAAEQALPLSINGRVGFVFGREDKGLHTAELDLCQRFITIPTDADLPSMNLAQAVALCLYELRRAQERLLGASSAQKKLAGVKSMEEMYTHMENTLASCGYLNPQNPDHILRAFRRIFSRADLNAREVRILRGLWSQIDSLQSQLQGPTND